Proteins from a genomic interval of Aliidongia dinghuensis:
- a CDS encoding FecR family protein — MSGPQKQHRLTATGGEAPGRGNEAINLEAMAWVMRLTSGEATAADAEALNRWRAQSQTHRRAFAEANLLWDKLGPAAVEMVSRAGKVVPLARQQGVGQQGARQQGVGQQGGGPRLGRRALLGGTMAAAAAAAGYAIVRPPFALWPSFADLAADYRTGKGEQRRITLAGTVSVELNTETSIALRPGAGEESRIELISGEAAIAASGPRAAPFVVLAGAGHVAAANARFNVRLDGSTVRVTCLEGTVQATCRGRAATIQANQQIVYGEPGLSQVAAVDPEVVSAWQQGLLVFRYMPFDQVVEEINRYRPGRIIVMNAELKQRSVVANFRLDRLDQAIDQLAGAFGAHVTSLPEGIVLLS, encoded by the coding sequence GTGTCCGGTCCGCAGAAACAGCATCGTTTGACGGCGACCGGGGGCGAGGCTCCTGGCCGCGGGAACGAAGCGATAAACCTCGAGGCTATGGCGTGGGTCATGCGGCTCACTTCCGGCGAGGCGACTGCTGCCGACGCCGAGGCGCTCAACCGCTGGCGCGCCCAAAGCCAGACACACCGCCGGGCGTTCGCCGAAGCCAATCTGCTGTGGGACAAGCTCGGTCCCGCAGCGGTCGAAATGGTGAGCCGCGCCGGCAAGGTGGTGCCCCTCGCCAGGCAGCAGGGCGTCGGGCAGCAGGGCGCCAGGCAGCAGGGCGTCGGTCAGCAGGGCGGCGGCCCGCGCCTCGGACGCCGCGCGCTGCTAGGTGGAACAATGGCGGCCGCGGCGGCTGCAGCTGGATACGCGATCGTGCGTCCGCCCTTCGCCTTGTGGCCGTCCTTCGCCGACTTGGCAGCAGATTACCGGACCGGGAAGGGCGAGCAGCGACGGATCACCCTAGCCGGTACCGTCTCGGTCGAGCTCAACACGGAGACCAGCATCGCGCTGCGCCCCGGTGCGGGCGAGGAGAGCCGGATCGAACTGATTTCCGGAGAGGCGGCAATCGCTGCGAGCGGGCCGAGGGCGGCGCCTTTCGTCGTATTGGCGGGAGCCGGTCATGTGGCGGCGGCCAACGCGCGCTTCAACGTGCGCCTCGACGGCTCAACGGTGCGCGTGACCTGCCTGGAAGGGACGGTCCAGGCGACGTGCCGCGGGCGGGCCGCCACTATCCAGGCGAACCAGCAAATCGTCTATGGCGAGCCGGGGCTGAGCCAGGTCGCGGCCGTGGATCCAGAGGTTGTGTCGGCGTGGCAGCAGGGCTTGCTCGTCTTCCGGTACATGCCGTTCGACCAGGTGGTCGAGGAAATCAACCGCTATCGGCCGGGCCGGATCATCGTCATGAACGCTGAGCTCAAGCAGCGCTCGGTCGTGGCGAATTTCCGCCTCGACCGGCTCGATCAGGCGATCGATCAGTTGGCTGGGGCGTTCGGCGCGCATGTCACGTCCCTGCCCGAAGGCATCGTGCTGCTGAGCTGA
- a CDS encoding RNA polymerase sigma factor, whose amino-acid sequence MLRQLLADDYDDLKLRLTRRLGSTEFASEVLHETWLRLERQPGEPSLLRNPRAYLFRVALNIAKDRRQADSRRLTLAEIDALRRADRDELDPARIATARADIESLIDALQELPDRCRAIFVAARVEELPHRDIAQHFGISTRMVERELRRALAHCRARLEINLS is encoded by the coding sequence ATGTTGCGGCAGTTGCTGGCGGATGATTATGACGACCTTAAGCTCCGTCTCACTCGTCGCCTCGGCTCGACGGAGTTCGCAAGTGAGGTATTGCACGAAACCTGGTTGCGTCTGGAGCGCCAGCCGGGCGAGCCCAGCCTGCTTCGCAATCCGAGGGCCTACCTCTTTCGCGTGGCGCTCAACATTGCGAAAGATCGTCGACAGGCAGATAGCCGGCGCCTGACGCTTGCCGAAATCGACGCGCTCCGTCGGGCCGATCGCGACGAACTCGATCCTGCACGAATTGCGACAGCGCGGGCGGATATCGAATCTCTCATCGATGCGCTTCAGGAGCTGCCCGATCGATGTCGCGCCATTTTCGTCGCCGCTCGCGTGGAAGAGCTGCCGCATCGCGACATTGCCCAGCATTTCGGGATCTCGACCCGCATGGTCGAGCGCGAACTCAGGCGTGCTTTGGCCCATTGTCGTGCCCGCCTCGAAATAAATTTGTCATGA
- a CDS encoding secretin and TonB N-terminal domain-containing protein, whose product MVKAWRSHSLVSIICGLLLAGSPGVGAAGTTQTTVPQRVNLDIPAQPLASALYAYSAATAIQVAADGALVSGRQSAELRGAFAPEDALRDLLAGTGLTVRRTAADAFVLVPVRTEEVSAGPAELAPMPDYIDYSAVIQAAMKRTLCRLGTTEPGAYRMAVQLWIAPSGTVTETNLLGSSGNNARDAALSTMLHNLAVGAPPPAGLPQPVTVLILPRSPVATGDCSPANSP is encoded by the coding sequence GTGGTGAAGGCCTGGCGCTCTCACAGCCTGGTCTCGATCATTTGCGGCTTGTTGCTTGCGGGCAGTCCGGGCGTCGGCGCTGCGGGGACCACCCAAACCACCGTACCCCAGCGCGTCAATCTCGATATTCCTGCTCAGCCGCTCGCCTCCGCGCTTTATGCCTATAGTGCCGCGACCGCGATTCAGGTTGCAGCCGATGGCGCCCTGGTCTCGGGACGCCAGTCCGCAGAGCTCAGGGGTGCCTTTGCGCCCGAGGATGCCTTGCGAGACCTGCTGGCCGGGACCGGGTTGACGGTTCGGCGCACGGCTGCGGATGCTTTCGTCCTCGTCCCTGTCCGGACGGAGGAGGTCTCGGCCGGGCCGGCCGAGCTAGCTCCCATGCCGGACTACATCGATTATTCCGCCGTGATCCAAGCGGCGATGAAACGCACCCTCTGCCGGCTTGGGACAACCGAGCCCGGTGCCTACCGGATGGCCGTACAGCTCTGGATCGCCCCTTCCGGCACGGTTACCGAAACCAACCTTCTTGGTTCCAGCGGGAACAATGCCCGCGATGCGGCACTTTCGACCATGCTGCACAATCTCGCCGTGGGGGCGCCGCCACCGGCTGGCCTGCCGCAACCAGTAACCGTGCTTATTTTGCCGCGTTCCCCCGTTGCGACAGGAGATTGCAGTCCGGCCAATAGTCCCTGA
- a CDS encoding MFS transporter gives MDIAEQVTVTAPPVRVDAYARRALGAAMLGYAMDGFDLLILGFMLKAISAELGLSAAEAGSLVTWTLGGAVGGGVLFGVLSDHVGRIRVLTWTILIFALFTGLCALATGYRDLLVYRTIAGLGLGGEFGIGMALAAETWPPQLRARASSYVGLGWQAGVLLAALVTPVLLPAIGWRGMFAVGLVPALVSFLVRRAVGEPEIAVRAQRSGTGWLASLRLLVKDRATAKVSFAMFVLCSVQNFGYFGLMIWLPSYLSTRFGYGLTQSALWTGVTILGMAAGILLFGELADRIGRRPAFLAYQAGAVVMVLVYSQLTDPTALLLGGAVMGLFVNGMLGGYGTLMSELYPTAARATAQNVLFNLGRAVGGFGPVVVGSLAAAYSFSAAIALLATIYLLDMVVTALLIPERRGAVLD, from the coding sequence ATGGACATTGCGGAACAGGTGACGGTGACGGCGCCGCCGGTGCGAGTCGACGCCTATGCCCGGCGGGCGCTCGGCGCAGCCATGCTGGGCTATGCCATGGACGGGTTCGACCTCCTGATCCTGGGATTCATGCTGAAGGCGATCTCGGCCGAGCTCGGCCTCTCCGCCGCCGAGGCCGGCTCGCTCGTCACCTGGACCTTGGGCGGCGCCGTCGGCGGCGGCGTGCTGTTCGGTGTCTTGAGCGACCATGTCGGCCGCATCCGCGTGCTCACCTGGACGATCCTGATCTTCGCCCTCTTTACCGGCCTCTGCGCGCTCGCGACCGGCTATCGCGACCTCCTTGTCTATCGCACGATTGCGGGCTTGGGGCTCGGCGGCGAGTTCGGCATCGGCATGGCCTTGGCCGCCGAGACCTGGCCACCGCAGTTGCGCGCCCGGGCGTCCTCCTATGTAGGCTTGGGCTGGCAGGCGGGCGTGCTGCTGGCAGCGCTGGTGACGCCGGTGCTGCTGCCCGCGATCGGCTGGCGCGGCATGTTCGCAGTCGGCCTCGTGCCGGCGCTTGTCTCGTTCCTGGTACGCCGCGCCGTCGGCGAGCCCGAGATCGCGGTGCGGGCCCAGCGGTCTGGTACCGGCTGGCTCGCCTCGCTCCGCCTGCTCGTCAAGGACCGGGCGACGGCCAAGGTCAGCTTCGCCATGTTCGTGCTCTGCTCGGTGCAGAACTTCGGCTATTTCGGCCTGATGATCTGGCTGCCGAGCTATCTCTCGACCCGGTTCGGCTATGGGCTGACCCAATCGGCGCTGTGGACCGGCGTCACCATCCTCGGCATGGCGGCCGGCATCCTGCTGTTCGGCGAGCTCGCCGACCGCATCGGCCGGCGGCCGGCGTTCCTCGCCTACCAGGCGGGTGCCGTCGTCATGGTGCTGGTCTATTCGCAGCTGACGGATCCGACGGCGCTGCTCCTGGGCGGCGCCGTCATGGGCCTGTTCGTCAACGGCATGCTGGGCGGCTACGGCACGCTCATGTCGGAGCTCTATCCGACGGCGGCGCGCGCGACGGCGCAGAACGTGCTGTTCAATCTGGGCCGCGCCGTCGGCGGCTTCGGCCCGGTCGTTGTCGGCAGCCTGGCCGCGGCCTATTCCTTCAGCGCCGCGATCGCGCTGCTGGCCACGATCTACCTCCTCGACATGGTGGTGACGGCGCTGCTCATCCCCGAGCGCCGCGGCGCCGTCCTCGACTGA
- a CDS encoding gamma-glutamyltransferase family protein, translated as MTLVTNSAWPPASWRTEAWSVAKPARTSRGGLVACQHHLAAAAGVELLRAGGNAVDAAVATAFALGVVEPWMSGIGGVGFMVAAEAKTGKVTVVDFGPVAPAGLDPARYPLASATAAPSMFGWPAVEDGRNDRGYEAAVVPGAVDGLGLALESLGRKSLAEVLAPAIRLAEIGLPLDWHSALAISLAAADLACDPAAAAIYLPGGLPAVPPTDRPAGALPLGQLAQTLKRIAEAGRRDFYEGELAAGIAADLKAGGSVITAADLAGYRAELREPLVHDYKGVRLHFAGPLSGGPTVIQALDEIGRRLPTLPLGRPDGATFRIYAEALRAAHETRLNELGAGTAGNTTHLSVVDRDGNMVALTVTLLARFGARIVLPSSGILMNNAINWFDPRPGRPNSLLPGRRPLANMCPVVATRDSGPWVALGACGGRKILSAVTQLASMLIDYDLSLDSAFATPRLDASTERVLVDAAMDPEWIAEIDRTLPVEIVPDQVYPSHFAVPSAVMRDEGTGLNSAATHLRSPVAAVLGEEE; from the coding sequence ATGACCCTTGTGACGAATTCGGCTTGGCCTCCGGCCTCCTGGCGGACCGAGGCCTGGAGCGTCGCGAAGCCGGCGCGCACCAGCCGCGGCGGTCTGGTCGCGTGCCAGCATCACTTGGCCGCAGCGGCTGGCGTCGAGTTGCTGCGCGCCGGCGGCAACGCAGTCGATGCCGCGGTCGCGACCGCCTTCGCGCTGGGTGTGGTCGAACCGTGGATGAGCGGCATCGGCGGCGTGGGATTCATGGTCGCGGCCGAGGCCAAGACCGGCAAGGTCACCGTCGTCGATTTCGGCCCCGTGGCGCCGGCCGGGCTCGATCCCGCGCGCTATCCGCTGGCGTCCGCAACGGCCGCGCCCTCCATGTTCGGCTGGCCCGCGGTCGAGGACGGCCGCAACGATCGCGGCTATGAGGCGGCGGTCGTGCCGGGCGCGGTCGACGGCCTCGGCCTCGCACTCGAGAGCCTGGGGCGCAAGAGCTTGGCCGAGGTGCTGGCGCCGGCGATCCGGCTCGCCGAGATCGGCCTGCCGCTCGACTGGCATTCCGCACTCGCGATCTCGCTCGCCGCTGCCGACCTCGCGTGCGACCCGGCGGCGGCGGCGATCTATCTGCCGGGCGGCCTGCCCGCGGTGCCGCCGACCGATCGGCCGGCCGGCGCGCTGCCGCTGGGGCAACTCGCCCAAACCCTGAAGCGGATCGCCGAGGCCGGGCGGCGCGACTTCTACGAGGGCGAGCTTGCGGCCGGCATCGCGGCCGACCTCAAGGCCGGCGGCAGCGTCATCACGGCGGCCGACCTCGCGGGATATCGCGCCGAGCTGCGCGAGCCGCTCGTCCACGACTACAAGGGCGTCCGGCTCCATTTTGCCGGGCCTTTGAGCGGCGGGCCGACGGTGATCCAGGCGCTGGACGAGATCGGCCGCCGCCTGCCGACCCTGCCGCTCGGCCGGCCGGACGGGGCGACCTTCCGCATCTATGCCGAGGCGCTCCGGGCAGCGCACGAGACCCGGCTCAACGAGCTCGGCGCCGGGACGGCTGGCAACACGACCCATCTCTCGGTGGTCGACCGCGACGGCAACATGGTGGCGCTCACCGTGACGCTGCTCGCCCGGTTCGGCGCCCGCATCGTGCTGCCATCGAGCGGCATCCTCATGAACAACGCCATCAATTGGTTCGACCCGCGGCCGGGCCGGCCGAATTCGCTTTTGCCCGGCCGGCGGCCGCTCGCCAACATGTGCCCGGTGGTGGCGACCCGCGACAGCGGGCCGTGGGTGGCGCTTGGCGCCTGTGGTGGCCGCAAGATCCTGTCGGCCGTGACCCAGCTCGCCTCGATGCTGATCGACTACGACCTGTCGCTCGACAGCGCATTTGCGACGCCGCGGCTCGACGCCAGCACCGAGCGCGTGCTGGTCGACGCCGCCATGGACCCGGAATGGATCGCCGAGATCGACCGGACGCTCCCGGTCGAGATCGTGCCGGACCAGGTCTATCCGAGCCACTTCGCCGTGCCCTCGGCGGTCATGCGCGACGAGGGCACCGGCCTCAATTCGGCGGCGACCCACCTGCGCTCGCCGGTTGCCGCCGTGCTGGGCGAGGAGGAGTAG